The following coding sequences are from one Helicoverpa armigera isolate CAAS_96S chromosome 2, ASM3070526v1, whole genome shotgun sequence window:
- the LOC110378039 gene encoding inositol monophosphatase 1, translating to MDKIDEYFDVALSLVKSAGNLISEHVSGCKVFEKKSCDIDLVTEIDKKVEETLIGGLSKRFPDHKFIGEESVASGVKCELTDAPTWIIDPVDGTMNFVHGFPHCCISLGLAINKECVAGIIYNPNLQQLFTAKKGQGAFLNGRQIHVSQVTELRNALVAFEVGTSRDEERCKIVFENFKHVVSKGHGLRALGSAALNMAMVAMGGADANFEIGIHAWDIAAGDIIVREAGGVVIDPAGGPLDLLSRRVLCASTPQLAQELAKTLVQFYPERD from the coding sequence ATGGATAAAATAGACGAATATTTCGATGTCGCCTTATCACTGGTTAAATCCGCTGGAAACCTTATAAGTGAACACGTAAGTGGCTGCAAAGTCTTCGAGAAGAAATCCTGTGACATCGACCTTGTTACAGAAATAGATAAAAAGGTGGAGGAGACGTTGATTGGGGGCCTCTCGAAACGCTTCCCAGATCATAAGTTTATTGGTGAAGAGTCAGTAGCTAGCGGAGTAAAATGCGAGCTGACGGACGCCCCGACTTGGATCATCGATCCAGTAGACGGAACTATGAACTTTGTGCACGGTTTCCCGCACTGCTGCATATCCTTGGGCCTGGCAATCAACAAGGAGTGTGTAGCCGGTATTATCTACAATCCGAATCTGCAGCAACTGTTTACCGCCAAGAAGGGTCAGGGAGCGTTTCTGAACGGCAGACAGATACATGTGTCGCAGGTTACTGAGCTGCGTAATGCTCTCGTTGCATTTGAAGTTGGCACAAGCAGAGATGAGGAGAGATGTAAAATTGTGTTTGAGAACTTCAAGCATGTTGTGAGCAAAGGTCACGGCCTGCGGGCGCTGGGCTCTGCTGCCTTGAACATGGCAATGGTGGCCATGGGTGGAGCTGATGCTAACTTTGAGATTGGCATCCATGCATGGGACATAGCTGCGGGAGACATTATAGTGAGAGAAGCTGGTGGAGTGGTCATAGACCCGGCAGGAGGACCTCTTGACTTGCTCTCACGCAGAGTCCTCTGTGCCAGCACTCCACAACTGGCCCAGGAATTAGCCAAAACCCTGGTACAGTTTTACCCAGAAAGGGATTAA
- the Zip gene encoding myosin heavy chain, non-muscle, whose product MVDMDRNDPELRYLSVDRNSFNDPATQAEWTQKRLVWVPHETQGFVAAGIKGERGDEVEVEIAESGKRILVPIDDIQKMNPPKFDKVEDMAELTCLNEASVLHNIKDRYYSGLIYTYSGLFCVVVNPYKKLPIYTEKIMERYKGIKRHEVPPHVFAITDTAYRSMLQDREDQSILCTGESGAGKTENTKKVIQYLAYVAASKPKGSGAGPTPQLIIGELEQQLLQANPILEAFGNAKTVKNDNSSRFGKFIRINFDASGFIAGANIETYLLEKSRAIRQAKDERTFHIFYQLLAGATSQQRAEYILEDPKSYPFLSNAALPVPGIDDAAEFQATIKSMNIMGMNNEDFNSIFRIVSAVLLFGSMQFKQERNSDQATLPDNTVAQKIAHLLGLSVTEMTKAFLKPRIKVGRDFVTKAQTKEQVEFSVEAIGKACYERLFRWLVNRINRSLDRTKRQGASFIGILDMAGFEIFELNSFEQLCINYTNEKLQQLFNHTMFILEQEEYQREGIEWKFIDFGLDLQPTIDLIDKPMGIMALLDEECWFPKATDKTFVEKLVSAHSVHPKFMKTDFRGVADFAIIHYAGKVDYSAEKWLMKNMDPLNENVVSLLQSSQDPFVCHIWKDAEIVGMAQQAMTDTQFGARTRKGMFRTVSQLYKEQLTKLMATLRNTNPNFVRCIIPNHEKKAGKIEAPLVLDQLRCNGVLEGIRICRQGFPNRIPFQEFRQRYELLTPNIIPKGFMDGKKACEQMIEALELDHNLYRVGQSKIFFRAGVLAHLEEERDYKITDLIVNFQAFCRGYLARRNYQKRLQQLNAIRIIQRNCAAYLKLRNWQWWRLYIKVKPLLEVTKQEEKLTQKEDELRQVRERLDTQLKRCQEYEQKYQQANAEKTQLAEQLQAELELCAEAEESRARAAARKQELEELLHDLEGRIEEEEERCNALQQDKKRLQLNIQDLEEQLEEEEAARQKLQLERVQCDSKLKKLEEDLALSEDTNQKLVKEKKILEERANDLSQALAEEEEKAKHLSKLKTKQESAIAELEEKLLKDHQMRQETDRAKRKLETELQDVKEQLAERKAQLEELQIVLTKREEELAVAISRADEESGLRAAAQKAAREAESALADAHEDLDAERNARTKAEKLRRDLNEELEALKSELLDSLDTTAGELYCTERNARTKAEKLRRDLNEELEALKSELLDSLDTTAGELYCTERNARTKAEKLRRDLNEELEALKSELLDSLDTTAGELYCTERNARTKAEKLRRDLNEELEALKSELLDSLDTTAGELYCTERNARTKAEKLRRDLNEELEALKSELLDSLDTTAGELYCTERNARTKAEKLRRDLNEELEALKSELLDSLDTTAGELYCTERNARTKAEKLRRDLNEELEALKSELLDSLDTTAGELYCTERNARTKAEKLRRDLNEELEALKSELLDSLDTTAGELYCTERNARTKAEKLRRDLNEELEALKSELLDSLDTTAGELYCTERNARTKAEKLRRDLNEELEALKSELLDSLDTTAGELYCTERNARTKAEKLRRDLNEELEALKSELLDSLDTTAGELYCTERNARTKAEKLRRDLNEELEALKSELLDSLDTTAGELYCTERNARTKAEKLRRDLNEELEALKSELLDSLDTTAGELYCTERNARTKAEKLRRDLNEELEALKSELLDSLDTTAGELYCTERNARTKAEKLRRDLNEELEALKSELLDSLDTTAAQQELRTKREQEVAVLKRSLEEEAASHEATLADQRHKHSQELQQLNEQHEQIKKAKAALEKAKQALEAENADLATELKSASAARAEGERRRKQAETQLADLVAKLQDVERARSEVAEKCVRLQSEAEAGAAALEAAELKASAAAKHAATTGAQLAEAQALLEEETKQKLSLQTKLRNIEQQLEQARDQLEEEEEAKKNLEKQVTGLTVQLAEAKKKAEEEAENAAALEEQRKKLSKDVEALHRQIDELQQANDKLDKSKKKIQAELEDTNIELEAQRAKVMELEKKQKSFDKVVSEERAIAERYAAERDAAERDARDKETRVLSLTRDLDTAAEKVEELERTKRLLQSELDELANTQGTADKNVHELEKAKRALESQLAELRAQNEEIEDDLQLTEDAKLRLEVNMQAMRAQFERDLQAKEEQGEEKRRGIVKQLRDLEAELEEERKQRAAVLAMRKKLDADLKDAEQALHLANKVKEDAAKQVKKLQQQLKEAAREAEEARAGREEAAAAAREAERRGKALEAEALAHAEELAAAERARRQAEAERDDLLDELNNTAAKSTLLIDEKKRLEARISALEEDLDEEQSNNEILNDRLRKSQNQIDQLTMELGTEKSATQKLESGKLVLERQNKELKAKLAELETAARTKTKGVITSLELKVANLEEQLEAESRERLAQQKASRKLDKKMKELALQLDEERRHADQYKEQIEKMNVRVKALKRQLDEVEEEVQREKVGKRKAQRELEDMLETHETLTRECNNLRNKLRRGGGGIGLSGASSSSRMKRTSLAPGAGSGDESFDDVNDTTNSVE is encoded by the exons gGCGAACTGGAACAACAACTGTTACAAGCCAATCCTATTTTAGAAGCCTTCGGTAACGCCAAGACTGTTAAAAACGACAATTCTTCTAgattt GGTAAATTCATTAGAATAAACTTCGACGCGTCAGGTTTCATAGCGGGCGCGAACATCGAAACGTACTTACTCGAAAAGTCAAGAGCAATCAGACAAGCGAAAGATGAGAGAACATTCCACATATTCTACCAGCTCCTCGCCGGAGCCACCTCACAGCAGAGAGCTGAGTACATCCTCGAAGACCCCAAGAGTTACCCATTCCTGTCTAACGCGGCATTACCAGTCCCTGGTATTGATGATGCAGCGGAGTTCCAAGCGACCATCAAGTCCATGAACATCATGGGCATGAACAACGAAGACTTCAACTCGATATTCAGGATAGTATCCGCGGTACTCCTGTTCGGATCTATGCAGTTCAAGCAGGAGAGGAACTCCGACCAGGCCACGCTGCCTGATAACACTGTCGCGCAAAAGATCGCACATTTACTTG GTCTTTCAGTCACAGAAATGACGAAGGCATTCCTGAAGCCTAGAATCAAAGTTGGTCGCGATTTCGTCACGAAAGCACAGACCAAGGAGCAAGTAGAGTTCTCAGTGGAGGCCATCGGCAAGGCTTGCTACGAGCGCTTGTTCAGATGGCTTGTCAACAGAATCAACCGCTCTCTAGACAGGACCAAGAGACAAGGAGCTTCCTTCATCGGAATCCTCGATATGGCTGGTTTCGAAATCTTCGAACTCAACTCATTTGAACAGCTCTGTATCAATTACACGAACGAGAAACTCCAGCAACTCTTCAACCACACTATGTTCATTCTCGAACAAGAAGAGTACCAGCGTGAAGGTATCGAATGGAAGTTCATTGATTTCGGACTCGATTTGCAACCGACAATCGATTTGATCGACAAGCCTATGGGTATCATGGCGTTGTTGGACGAGGAGTGTTGGTTCCCGAAAGCGACAGATAAGACATTCGTTGAAAAGCTAGTCTCAGCCCACTCCGTCCATCCCAAATTCATGAAGACTGACTTCCGTGGAGTTGCTGACTTCGCAATCATTCACTACGCTGGCAAAGTGGACTACTCAGCTGAGAAGTGGCTTATGAAGAACATGGATCCCCTGAACGAGAACGTGGTGTCGCTGCTGCAGTCGTCGCAGGACCCGTTCGTGTGCCACATCTGGAAGGACGCGGAGATCGTGGGCATGGCGCAGCAGGCGATGACGGACACGCAGTTCGGCGCCAGGACCCGCAAGGGCATGTTCAGGACAGTCTCACAGCTATACAAGGAACAGCTCACTAAACTGATGGCGACGCTCAGGAACACTAACCCGAACTTCGTAAGGTGTATCATTCCCAACCACGAGAAGAAGGCTGGAAAGATCGAAGCGCCTCTAGTTCTCGACCAGTTACGTTGCAACGGTGTGCTCGAAGGTATCAGGATCTGCAGACAAGGTTTCCCCAACCGTATTCCCTTCCAGGAGTTCAGACAGCGCTATGAGCTGCTGACTCCGAACATCATTCCGAAAGGATTCATGGATGGAAAGAAGGCTTGTGAGCAGATGATCGAGGCTCTAGAGTTAGATCACAATTTGTACCGCGTCGGTCAGTCCAAGATCTTCTTCCGGGCTGGTGTACTGGCACATCTTGAGGAGGAACGGGACTACAAGATCACTGACTTGATAGTCAACTTCCAAGCGTTCTGCCGAGGCTACCTTGCTAGGAGGAATTACCAGAAGAGACTGCAACAGCTGAACGCTATCAGAATTATTCAGAGAAACTGCGCCGCCTACCTCAAGCTAAGGAATTGGCAATGGTGGAGACTTTATATCAAG GTGAAGCCGCTGCTGGAGGTGACCAAGCAGGAGGAAAAGCTGACGCAGAAGGAAGACGAGCTCCGCCAGGTTCGCGAGAGACTGGACACACAGCTGAAGAGATGCCAGGAGTACGAACAGAAGTACCAGCAGGCTAATGCTGAGAAGACACAGCTTGCTGAGCAGTTGCAG GCTGAGTTGGAACTATGTGCGGAAGCAGAAGAAAGTCGTGCCCGTGCGGCGGCCCGCAAGCAGGAGCTGGAGGAGTTGCTGCACGACCTGGAGGGGCGTATTGAGGAGGAGGAGGAGCGCTGCAACGCGCTGCAGCAGGACAAGAAGCGTCTGCAGCTCAACATACAG GATCTAGAGGAACAACTAGAAGAGGAAGAAGCTGCGAGACAGAAGCTGCAGTTAGAGCGCGTACAATGCGACTCCAAACTCAAGAAGTTGGAGGAAGACCTGGCTCTCAGCGAGGATACCAACCAGAAACTCGTCAAGGAGAAGAAG ATCTTGGAGGAGCGTGCGAACGATTTGTCACAAGCTTTAGCCGAGGAGGAAGAGAAGGCGAAACATCTTAGCAAGCTCAAGACTAAGCAGGAGTCCGCCATTGCAGAGCTTGAGGAGAAACTACTTAag GATCACCAAATGCGTCAAGAGACGGACCGCGCCAAGCGAAAGTTGGAGACGGAACTGCAAGACGTGAAGGAACAGCTCGCTGAGAGGAAGGCGCAGCTTGAGGAGTTGCAGATTGTGCTAA CTAAGCGCGAGGAAGAGCTAGCCGTGGCGATCAGCCGCGCGGACGAGGAGAGCGGGCTGCGCGCGGCGGCGCAGAAGGCGGCGCGCGAGGCGGAGTCCGCCCTCGCCGACGCGCACGAGGACCTCGACGCCGAGCGCAACGCCCGCACCAAGGCCGAGAAGCTGCGCCGCGACCTCAACGAGGAGCTGGAGGCGCTCAAGAGCGAGCTGCTCGACTCGCTCGATACTACTGCTGGTGAGTTGTACTGTACCGAGCGCAACGCCCGCACCAAGGCCGAGAAGCTGCGCCGCGACCTCAACGAGGAGCTGGAGGCGCTCAAGAGCGAGCTGCTCGACTCGCTCGATACTACTGCTGGTGAGTTGTACTGTACCGAGCGCAACGCCCGCACCAAGGCCGAGAAGCTGCGCCGCGACCTCAACGAGGAGCTGGAGGCGCTCAAGAGCGAGCTGCTCGACTCGCTCGATACTACTGCTGGTGAGTTGTACTGTACCGAGCGCAACGCCCGCACCAAGGCCGAGAAGCTGCGCCGCGACCTCAACGAGGAGCTGGAGGCGCTCAAGAGCGAGCTGCTCGACTCGCTCGATACTACTGCTGGTGAGTTGTACTGTACCGAGCGCAACGCCCGCACCAAGGCCGAGAAGCTGCGCCGCGACCTCAACGAGGAGCTGGAGGCGCTCAAGAGCGAGCTGCTCGACTCGCTCGATACTACTGCTGGTGAGTTGTACTGTACCGAGCGCAACGCCCGCACCAAGGCCGAGAAGCTGCGCCGCGACCTCAACGAGGAGCTGGAGGCGCTCAAGAGCGAGCTGCTCGACTCGCTCGATACTACTGCTGGTGAGTTGTACTGTACCGAGCGCAACGCCCGCACCAAGGCCGAGAAGCTGCGCCGCGACCTCAACGAGGAGCTGGAGGCGCTCAAGAGCGAGCTGCTCGACTCGCTCGATACTACTGCTGGTGAGTTGTACTGTACCGAGCGCAACGCCCGCACCAAGGCCGAGAAGCTGCGCCGCGACCTCAACGAGGAGCTGGAGGCGCTCAAGAGCGAGCTGCTCGACTCGCTCGATACTACTGCTGGTGAGTTGTACTGTACCGAGCGCAACGCCCGCACCAAGGCCGAGAAGCTGCGCCGCGACCTCAACGAGGAGCTGGAGGCGCTCAAGAGCGAGCTGCTCGACTCGCTCGATACTACTGCTGGTGAGTTGTACTGTACCGAGCGCAACGCCCGCACCAAGGCCGAGAAGCTGCGCCGCGACCTCAACGAGGAGCTGGAGGCGCTCAAGAGCGAGCTGCTCGACTCGCTCGATACTACTGCTGGTGAGTTGTACTGTACCGAGCGCAACGCCCGCACCAAGGCCGAGAAGCTGCGCCGCGACCTCAACGAGGAGCTGGAGGCGCTCAAGAGCGAGCTGCTCGACTCGCTCGATACTACTGCTGGTGAGTTGTACTGTACCGAGCGCAACGCCCGCACCAAGGCCGAGAAGCTGCGCCGCGACCTCAACGAGGAGCTGGAGGCGCTCAAGAGCGAGCTGCTCGACTCGCTCGATACTACTGCTGGTGAGTTGTACTGTACCGAGCGCAACGCCCGCACCAAGGCCGAGAAGCTGCGCCGCGACCTCAACGAGGAGCTGGAGGCGCTCAAGAGCGAGCTGCTCGACTCGCTCGATACTACTGCTGGTGAGTTGTACTGTACCGAGCGCAACGCCCGCACCAAGGCCGAGAAGCTGCGCCGCGACCTCAACGAGGAGCTGGAGGCGCTCAAGAGCGAGCTGCTCGACTCGCTCGATACTACTGCTGGTGAGTTGTACTGTACCGAGCGCAACGCCCGCACCAAGGCCGAGAAGCTGCGCCGCGACCTCAACGAGGAGCTGGAGGCGCTCAAGAGCGAGCTGCTCGACTCGCTCGATACTACTGCTG CTCAACAAGAACTCCGCACAAAGCGCGAACAAGAAGTAGCAGTACTGAAGCGTAGCTTGGAAGAGGAGGCGGCGTCACACGAAGCCACACTGGCAGACCAGCGCCACAAGCACTCGCAGGAGTTGCAGCAGCTCAACGAACAGCATGAACAGATCAAGAAGGCTAAAGCTG ctCTTGAAAAAGCCAAGCAAGCGTTGGAAGCTGAGAACGCGGACCTCGCGACTGAGCTGAAGAGCGccagcgccgcccgcgccgaGGGCGAGCGGCGCCGCAAGCAGGCCGAGACACAGCTCGCCGACCTCGTCGCCAAGCTGCAGGATGTCGAGAGAGCCAG GTCGGAGGTAGCAGAGAAGTGCGTGCGTCTGCAGAGCGAGGcggaggcgggcgcggcggcgctggAGGCGGCGGAGCTGAAGGCGTCGGCCGCCGCCAAGCATGCCGCCACCACCGGCGCGCAGCTCGCTGAAGCACAG GCTCTCCTAGAAGAGGAGACGAAACAGAAGCTGTCGCTACAGACCAAGCTGCGCAACATCGAGCAGCAGCTGGAGCAGGCGCGAGACCAGCtcgaggaggaggaggaggccAAGAAGAACCTGGAGAAACAA GTGACCGGGCTAACAGTCCAGCTGGCAGAAGCGAAGAAGAAGGCTGAAGAAGAAGCGGAGAACGCGGCCGCGCTCGAGGAACAGCGCAAGAAGCTCAGCAAGGACGTCGAGGCGCTGCACCGACAGATCGATGAGCTGCAGCAGGCGAATGACAAGTTGGATAAGA GTAAAAAGAAGATTCAGGCAGAGCTTGAAGACACGAACATCGAGTTGGAGGCACAACGCGCCAAGGTTATGGAGCTTGAGAAGAAACAAAAGAGCTTCGATAAG GTGGTATCGGAAGAGCGCGCGATAGCGGAGCGTTATGCGGCCGAACGTGATGCGGCCGAGCGCGACGCGCGGGACAAGGAGACGCGCGTGCTGTCCCTCACACGAGACCTTGACACTGCTGCCGAAAAG GTGGAAGAATTAGAGCGCACGAAACGCCTCCTGCAATCTGAGCTCGACGAGCTGGCCAACACGCAAGGCACGGCTGACAAGAACGTGCACGAGCTGGAGAAGGCCAAGCGAGCGCTCGAGTCGCAGCTCGCTGAGCTCAGGGCGCAGAACGAGGAGATCGAGGACGATCTGCAGCTCACTGAGGATGCTAAGCTCAGGCTGGAGGTCAATATGCAAGCGATGAGGGCGCAGTTTGAAAGGGACCTGCAG GCCAAAGAGGAGCAAGGCGAGGAGAAACGCCGAGGCATTGTCAAGCAGCTGCGGGACTTGGAAGCCGAGCTGGAGGAGGAGCGCAAGCAGCGCGCGGCAGTGCTCGCCATGCGGAAGAAGCTCGACGCCGACCTCAAGGATGCTGAGCAGGCGCTGCATCTTGCTAACAAG GTGAAAGAAGACGCTGCAAAACAAGTGAAGAAACTCCAACAGCAGCTCAAAGAAGCGGCTCGCGAGGCGGAGGAGGCGCGCGCCGGGCGCGAGGAGGCGGCCGCCGCAGCCCGCGAGGCGGAGCGGCGCGGCAAGGCGCTGGAGGCGGAGGCGCTGGCGCACGCGGAGGAGCTGGCGGCCGCCGAGCGCGCGCGCCGCCAGGCCGAGGCCGAGCGCGACGACCTGCTCGACGAGCTCAACAACACCGCCGCCAAG AGTACACTTCTCATCGATGAGAAGAAACGTCTGGAGGCGCGGATATCGGCGCTGGAGGAGGACCTCGACGAGGAGCAGTCCAACAACGAGATACTTAACGACAGGCTCAGGAAGTCACAG AATCAAATCGACCAGCTGACGATGGAGCTGGGCACGGAGAAGTCTGCCACGCAGAAGCTGGAGAGCGGCAAGCTGGTGCTGGAGAGACAGAACAAGGAGCTCAAGGCCAAGCTCGCCGAGCTCGAGACTGCCGCCAGGACTAAGACTAAG GGCGTAATCACCTCCCTGGAGCTGAAGGTAGCCAACCTGGAGGAGCAGCTTGAAGCAGAGTCTCGCGAGCGGCTGGCGCAGCAGAAGGCGTCGCGCAAGCTCGACAAGAAGATGAAGGAGCTCGCGCTGCAGCTCGACGAGGAACGACGCCATGCCGACCAGTACAAGGAACAGATCGAGAAG ATGAACGTCCGCGTGAAGGCGCTGAAGCGTCAGCTGGACGAGGTGGAGGAGGAGGTGCAGCGCGAGAAGGTCGGCAAGCGCAAGGCGCAGCGCGAGCTGGAGGACATGCTGGAGACGCACGAGACCCTCACGCGCGAGTGCAACAACCTGCGCAACAAGCTCAG ACGAGGCGGCGGCGGCATCGGTCTGTCGGGCGCGTCGTCGTCGTCGCGCATGAAGCGCACGTCGCTGGCGCCGGGCGCCGGCTCCGGCGACGAGTCCTTCGACGACGTCAACGACACCACCAACAGCGTCGAGTAG